The region CGTGCCATAGACGCCATCGAGCAGCTCGCCCCGCTGCTGCCGCACGACGCCGAGTACCACGAGGCGCTCGTGAAGGACCTGCGCCGCTGGGCCGACGGTGGCTTCCAGGTGCCCGACTTCCTGGACTCGCTGCTGGCCTTCCAGCCCGCCGCGCACCGCGAGAACGGCCTCCAGCACCTGGTCGTCTTCCCGATGTACACGCAGAACGGCAACCCGGACCGCAACTTCGAGGCGGTCGTGCTGCGCATGGTCTGGCCGGACTGGCTGGCCGAGCTGGAGCGCACCCGCTACGACAACCCGCTGTTCTGCGGCATCACCTTCGAGGACTTCACGGCGGGCTACGACACCAACTCGGCCGTCCTCTTCCCGGAGACGATCGCCGTGCGCGAGGCGCCGGAACGATTCTCCTGGGGCGGCATCTTCTGCGACCGCGAGGCCGCCCGCTTCCGCGCCGTCACCGACGCCGCCGTGGACGTCCTGGGCCTTCAGCTGCCCGAGGACATCGCGGCGATGGTCCACGACCAGGAGCGCTGCGAGCAGGCCTTCGTGCTGTGGGACATGGTCCACGACCGCACCCACAGCCACGGCGACCTGCCGTTCGACCCGTTCATGATCAAGCAGCGCCAGCCGTTCTGGATGTACGGCCTCGAGGAGCTGCGCTGCGACCTCACCGCGTTCAAGGAGGCCGTGAAGCTGGAGGCCGAGGGTCACCAGCACGGTCGTGACGTGCAGTACGCGGTGCTCTTCGACCGGATGTTCCGCTTCCCCGTCACCGGCGACCGCGTCCGCAACTACGACGGTCTCGGTGGCCAGCTCCTCTTCGCCTACCTGCACCAGCACGACGTCGTCCGCTGGACCGACAACAAGCTGCACATCGACTGGCAGCGCGCCCCGCAGATCACCAACCAGCTGTGCGCCGAGATCGAGGACCTCTACCGGGCCGGCATCGACCGCCCCAAGCTCGTCCACTGGTTCAAGGCGTACGAGCTCGTCTCCACCTATCTCGCCCCGCACCCCGGGTCCCGCTGGGCCAAGGGCCCGGACGCCCTCGATCTGACCCAGCCGCCCCGTAAGCTCGTCGACGACGTGCTTCCGGACGAGTTTCCGCTGAGCATGTTCTATGAGGCGCTCTCCAAGAAACTGAAGAACGTGATCGCCTCCACCAAGGGCATCACCGCGACGAGCGCCGAGCGGGCCGCCGCGTGAGCGCTCGTACCGGGGATGTTCAGGAGGCGAAGGCGATGTCACACGGAAACGGCAACGGACCTCTCAGCGGCGCGGTGATCGCGGTCGCCGGAGCGGGTGGACCCGCCGGGCGCGCGACGCTGGCCCGGCTCGCCGACGCGGGCGCGACCGTCATCGGATCGGACAACGATCCCGAGCGGCTCGCGGAGGCCGTGGACGCGGCCCGCTATGGGCACGGCGGTGCCACCGTCATCGGCGACACGGTCGACCTGCTCGACCTCCAGTCGACCCGCGACTGGGCCATCCGCGTCGAGAAGGACTTCGGCCACGTCGACGGCCTGGTCCACCTGGTCGGCGGCTGGCGGGGCAGCGAGACCTTCACCAGGACGAGCCTCGACGACTGGGACTTCCTGGAGCTGCTGCTCATCCGCACGGTGCAGAACACCTCCCTCGCGTTCCACGAGGCGTTGCAGCGCAGCGACCGTGGCCGCTACCTCCTGATCAGCGCCGCGGGCGCGAGCAAGCCCACCGCGGGCAACGCCGCCTACTCCGCCGCCAAGGCCGCCGCCGAGGCGTGGACGCTGGCCATGGCGGACTACTTCCGCAAGGCCGGGGGCGAGCAGGGTCCGACTTCCGCGGCTGCCATCCTGGTGGTCAAGGCACTGGTGCACGACGCGATGCGCGCCGAGCGCCCGAACGCGAAGTTCGCGGGCTTCACGGACGTCGAGGATCTGGCCGAGGCCATCGCCGGCGTCTGGTCGCAGCCCGCCGGTGAAGTGAACGGAAACCGTCTGTGGCTGACCGAGAAGCCGTGAACCCTGCGAAGACCGACGCCCGGCGTCACCACGACCCGTCCGTCCGCGGCTTCGCCAGCGACAACTACGCGGGGGCCCACCCCGAGGTGCTCGCCGCCGTGGCCCTGGCCAACGGCGGGCACCAGGTCGCGTACGGCGAGGACGCCTACACGGCGAACCTCCAGCAGATCATCCGCAGCCACTTCGGCGCCACCGCCGAGGCCTTCCCGGTCTTCAACGGGACCGGCGCGAACGTGGTCGCGCTCCAGGCGGTCACCGACCGCTGGGGCGCGGTGATCTGCGCGGAGAGCGCGCACATCAACGTCGACGAGGGCGGCGCCCCCGAGCGCATGGGCGGCCTCAAGCTGCTCACCGTGCCCACGCCCGACGGCAAGCTCACCCCCGAGCTGATCGACCGTCAGGCCTACGGCTGGGACGACGAGCACCGTGCGATGCCGCAGGTCGTCTCGATCACCCAGAGCACCGAACTGGGCACCCTCTACACGCCCGACGAGATCCGCGCGATCTGCGACCACGCCCACGCGCACGGCATGAAGGTGCACCTGGACGGGTCCCGGATAGCCAACGCGGCCGCCTCCCTGGACGTGCCCATGCGCACGTTCACCAACGCGGTCGGCGTCGACCTCCTGAGTCTCGGCGGGACGAAGAACGGCGCGCTGTACGGCGAGGCCGTCGTCGTCCTCAACCAGGACGCGGTCAGTCACATGAAGCACCTGCGCAAGCTGTCCATGCAGCTCGCCTCCAAGATGCGCTTCGTCTCCGTGCAGTTGGAGGCGCTGCTCGCCAAGGACCTGTGGCTGCGCAACGCCCGCCACTCCAACCAGATGGCCCAGCGGCTGGCCGAGGGCGTGCGCGCGGTGCACGGCGTGGAGATCCTCCACCCGGTCCAGGCCAACGCCGTCTTCGCGCGCCTCCCGCACGGCGTGAGCGAGCGGCTCCAGAAGCACTACCGCTTCTACTTCTGGGACGAGGCGGCGGGCGACGTCCGCTGGATGTGCTCCTTCGACACGACCGAGGACGACGTCGACGGGTTCGTGGCGGCGCTCAAGGAGGAGATGGCTCACTCGTAACCCGAGCGCCAGTGCCTGCATAGATATGCGGTCGCCTGAAAAGTCATTGACTCTCGGGTGACCGCATTCCTATGCTCTCCGGGCATGGAGCTGATCCAGAACGCTGCCGACCTGTCTGCCTACTTGGCCGCCGACGAGGTCATCGACCATCACCATCCGCTCGTACGGGAGACGGCCGCGCGGCTGGCCGAGGGGGCCGTGGACTCGTATGCCTATGCGCGGGCGGCTTTCGAATTCGTGCGCGACACCATCCCGCACTCGCAGGACTCCGGCGATCTTCGGGTCACCTGGCGTGCCTCCGACGTGCTGGAGCGGCGCACCGGCATCTGCTACGCCAAGGCCCACGCCCTGGCCGCGCTGTTGCGGGCCGAGGACATCCCGACGGCGTTCTGCTACCAGAAGTTCGACGAGGTGCACGGTCTGGTCGCCGTACGGTTCAACGGTGCCTGGCACCGGCAGGACCCTCGCGGCAACAAGCCGGGCGTGGACGCCCAGTTCTCCCTGGACGGCGAGCGGCTGGCCTTCACGCCCGATCCCGAATTCGATGAGTTGGACTATCCGGACCTGTACGCCGAACCTCACTCGGTCGTGCTGAGCGTCCTCAAGGCCGCCCCTGACCGGCCGTACCTCTGGAAGACGCTCCCCAGCGCACTCTGAGAACCGTCACCCATCACCCGGACGCGGGTGGGGCGGTGCGGTGCGACGGGGCCGAACTCCTGGAGACGTTCAGCCCCGGGGCGTGGAACAGCGTCCACGCCCCGGCGTGACGATTCAGCGGGCCTCGGCCGCCTTGACCTCTTCGGGGGTCGGCGCCGTGCCGCCGAGGTGCGCGGGCATCCACCAGGTGTCGTCCGGGCCCTTGGGGCGGACCGGATAGGCGCGCTGCGCGGCCTCCAGGAGCTCCTGGACGCGCTCGCGCAGCCGCCGGGTGATGGCGCCCGCGTACTGGTCCTGCGGCGCCTCCACCGGTTCGCCGACCCGGATGGTGATCGGGGTGTGGCTGCGCTTGAAGTTGCGCGGGTGGCCCTTGGTCCACAGCCGCTGGGTGCCCCACAGGGCCATCGGGATCAGCGGCACGCCGGCCTCCTGGGCCATGCGCGCGGCACCCGACTTGAAGCTCTTCAGGGTGAAGGACTGGGAGATGGTCGCTTCGGGAAAGACGCCGACGATCTCGCCGGACCGCAGTGAATCCAGCGCGTGTTGATACGCCGTCTCACCCTGCTTGCGGTCCACCGGGATGTGCTTCATGCCCCGCATCAGCGGACCGGAGATCTTGTGCCGGAAGACCGACTCCTTCGCCATGAAACGCACCAGGCGCTTCTGCGGCAGGGTGGCCAGACCGTCGAAGATGAAGTCCAGATAACTGATGTGGTTACTGACCAGCACGGCGCCGCCCGAGCGCGGAATGTTCTCCGATCCCTTGCAGTCGATCTTGAGGTCCCAGGCCTTGAACAACACTTGGGCGAGACCGACGACAGGACGGTAGACAAGCTCTGCCATGGACGGGGTGGACCCTTTCTCTCTGCTCGGGAAGGGGTCTCCCGGCGGGAAAGTTACGCAGCCGTAGGTTTACGGCATTGCGCAGATCGTGCCCGAAGAACGGACGAGTGGCCAGTCCTGGTGCCGCGATGCGGCGAGATCCTCGTCACGTGTCCCCTGATCGACCTCGGACTTCTAACTCACCGTCACTGGGCGCGTACCGTCACCCGACGTACGAGCAGGTACATCTCGCAGCCCAGGCAGTACCCGAACGCCGCGTTGAGGAACGCGGCCGCCAGCGCGCAGCCGGTCGCGGCGAACCCCAGCCAGTCGGGCCCTGCCGTGAAACCGATCAGCCCGACCACGGCGAACACGAGCCCGACGGCCTGCGCGAACTGCGGCGGCTGAGGCGACTCGAACTGTGCCGGCGGCCCGAGTCGGGGGCGTACGACCTTCCGGAACAGCCAGCCGTAAGGAGAGCGCGCCACGCCGCCCGAGGCGCCCAGTGCGAACGCCAGTACCTGCCAGGCCAACAGCCAGGTGCTGCCGGTGATCAGAACGGCCGCCAGTACGACGGTCGTCACGGCCGCACCGAACCGCGGCCCTCTTGCGTCAATGTCCATGAATCAAGCATTCCGTATGAAGGGCGGTTCATGGACCCGGGAATCTTTGCGGTCTCGTGAATGCTTGTGCTGGAGATGACCGGACTTGTGGTGTGCGTGGTGGTGCTCGCGGCGGCGAGCGCGTTCGGAGTGCTGCAGCGGCGGCGGAACGGGAGGGTGAGAGTGCGCGGGCGTGACGGTGGAAAGCGGCTCGGCGCGGCGGAGTTGGGGGAGGGGCTCGGTGAACGGGCCACGCTCGTCCAGTTCTCCAGCGCTTTCTGCGCCCCCTGCCGGGCCACCCGGCGGGTGCTCACCGAGGTGGCCGGAATGGTCCCGGGTGTGCACCACGTGGAGATCGACGCCGAGGACCGCCTCGAACTCGTCCGCGAACTCGAGATCCTCAAGACCCCGACCGTGCTCGTCCTCGACGCCGACGGACGGATCGTGCGGCGCGCGACCGGGCAGCCGCGCAAGGCGGATGTGATCGCGGCGCTGGGAGAGGCCGTCTGACCCGTGGCGATCATGGTGAGGCATCTCGCAGATGACCGGACGTACTTGACTGCACGCACCACCTATCGTCAACCTGACCGTATGCCCCCGGAACTCCTTCTCTTCGAGCGTGTCCACGTGGACCTGGCCCGCACCGCGAGTGCGCGCTGTCCGGTCTGTTGAGCACTACGGACCTTCCCCCACTCTCGGCTTCGCTCGAGCGGGGGGACCCCCACGTCCCCACTCGCAGAAGGACGACTCCATGACGGCCACGCCCGACCTGGACACTTTTCGGCACGCCTCTCCCGATGCGCAACCCGCCTCACCCGACCTCCTTCGCGCCGTCTTCCGGCAGCACGCGGCCGGTGTCGCCGTGATCACGGCGCAGGGCGGCTCGGGTCCCGTGGGCTTCACCGCCACCTCGCTCAGCTCGGTCTCCGCCGAGCCCCCGATCGTCTCCTTCGGCATCGGTGTCGGCGCCTCCAGCTGGCCCGCGATCTCCGAGTCCGACCACGTCGGCATCCACATACTCGGCGAGCATCAGCAGGACCTCGCCGCCACCTTCGCCCGCAGCGGCGCCGACCGCTTCGGCGCGCCCACCCGTTGGCGTAAGGGCCCGGAAGATGTTCCCGTCCTCGACGACGTACTGGCCTGGCTCGTCTGCCGGGTCGTGACGCGGGTGCCGGCCGGGGACCATCGCATCGTGCTGGCCGAGGTCGTCCTCGGTGATCCGTCGGGCGCGGGCCGCCCGCTGCTGTACCACCAGGGACGCTTCAACGGCCTGCGCGACTGAAGCTACCCGCCGGTCCTACCGGCGAGTCCTACTCGCCGGTTACGCAGCGTTGCCAAGGTCACAGTTCAAAGCGCTTGCTTAGTGGGCAGGAACTGGGTGTACTGACGAGTAATATTTCGTTCGGAGCGCGGGCCGCCCCGACCGGGATCGGCCGCTTCAGGCGCCTATGCTGCCTGAAAGAAGGCAGCCCAGAAATGACGATGCAGTAGGAGAGCCGGCGTGAGCTTGAGGATCGTTGTCACTGTGAAGTACGTGCCCGACGCCACTGGCGACCGGCACTTCGCCGATGACCTGACCGTGGACCGTGACGACGTGGACGGTCTGCTCTCGGAGCTCGACGAATACGCGGTGGAGCAGGCGCTGCAGATCGCCGACGACGCGGACGACGCCGAGATCACCGTGCTGACCGTCGGCCCCGAGGACGCCAAGGACGCGCTGCGCAAGGCGCTTTCCATGGGCGCGGACAAGGCCATCCACGTCGAGGACGACGACCTGCACGGCACCGACGCGATCGGTACCTCGCTGGTGCTCGCCAAGGCGATCGAGAAGGCCGGCTACGACCTGGTCATCTCCGGCATGGCCTCGACGGACGGCACCGCCGGTATCGTCCCCGCCCTGCTGGCCGAGCGCCTGGGCGTACCGCAGGTCACGCTGCTCTCCGAGGTCTCCGTCGAGGACGGTGTCGTCAAGGGCCGCCGTGA is a window of Streptomyces mirabilis DNA encoding:
- a CDS encoding DUF6421 family protein, producing MTEILVPVGVEEQVPPVGRVVEHPAWPVLKDAVEEIRPWQSTDGSIDFEAEGAPDTADADLAVRRAIDAIEQLAPLLPHDAEYHEALVKDLRRWADGGFQVPDFLDSLLAFQPAAHRENGLQHLVVFPMYTQNGNPDRNFEAVVLRMVWPDWLAELERTRYDNPLFCGITFEDFTAGYDTNSAVLFPETIAVREAPERFSWGGIFCDREAARFRAVTDAAVDVLGLQLPEDIAAMVHDQERCEQAFVLWDMVHDRTHSHGDLPFDPFMIKQRQPFWMYGLEELRCDLTAFKEAVKLEAEGHQHGRDVQYAVLFDRMFRFPVTGDRVRNYDGLGGQLLFAYLHQHDVVRWTDNKLHIDWQRAPQITNQLCAEIEDLYRAGIDRPKLVHWFKAYELVSTYLAPHPGSRWAKGPDALDLTQPPRKLVDDVLPDEFPLSMFYEALSKKLKNVIASTKGITATSAERAAA
- a CDS encoding SDR family oxidoreductase, which encodes MSHGNGNGPLSGAVIAVAGAGGPAGRATLARLADAGATVIGSDNDPERLAEAVDAARYGHGGATVIGDTVDLLDLQSTRDWAIRVEKDFGHVDGLVHLVGGWRGSETFTRTSLDDWDFLELLLIRTVQNTSLAFHEALQRSDRGRYLLISAAGASKPTAGNAAYSAAKAAAEAWTLAMADYFRKAGGEQGPTSAAAILVVKALVHDAMRAERPNAKFAGFTDVEDLAEAIAGVWSQPAGEVNGNRLWLTEKP
- a CDS encoding threonine aldolase family protein yields the protein MNPAKTDARRHHDPSVRGFASDNYAGAHPEVLAAVALANGGHQVAYGEDAYTANLQQIIRSHFGATAEAFPVFNGTGANVVALQAVTDRWGAVICAESAHINVDEGGAPERMGGLKLLTVPTPDGKLTPELIDRQAYGWDDEHRAMPQVVSITQSTELGTLYTPDEIRAICDHAHAHGMKVHLDGSRIANAAASLDVPMRTFTNAVGVDLLSLGGTKNGALYGEAVVVLNQDAVSHMKHLRKLSMQLASKMRFVSVQLEALLAKDLWLRNARHSNQMAQRLAEGVRAVHGVEILHPVQANAVFARLPHGVSERLQKHYRFYFWDEAAGDVRWMCSFDTTEDDVDGFVAALKEEMAHS
- a CDS encoding transglutaminase domain-containing protein: MELIQNAADLSAYLAADEVIDHHHPLVRETAARLAEGAVDSYAYARAAFEFVRDTIPHSQDSGDLRVTWRASDVLERRTGICYAKAHALAALLRAEDIPTAFCYQKFDEVHGLVAVRFNGAWHRQDPRGNKPGVDAQFSLDGERLAFTPDPEFDELDYPDLYAEPHSVVLSVLKAAPDRPYLWKTLPSAL
- a CDS encoding lysophospholipid acyltransferase family protein, yielding MAELVYRPVVGLAQVLFKAWDLKIDCKGSENIPRSGGAVLVSNHISYLDFIFDGLATLPQKRLVRFMAKESVFRHKISGPLMRGMKHIPVDRKQGETAYQHALDSLRSGEIVGVFPEATISQSFTLKSFKSGAARMAQEAGVPLIPMALWGTQRLWTKGHPRNFKRSHTPITIRVGEPVEAPQDQYAGAITRRLRERVQELLEAAQRAYPVRPKGPDDTWWMPAHLGGTAPTPEEVKAAEAR
- a CDS encoding DUF4395 domain-containing protein, with the protein product MDIDARGPRFGAAVTTVVLAAVLITGSTWLLAWQVLAFALGASGGVARSPYGWLFRKVVRPRLGPPAQFESPQPPQFAQAVGLVFAVVGLIGFTAGPDWLGFAATGCALAAAFLNAAFGYCLGCEMYLLVRRVTVRAQ
- a CDS encoding TlpA family protein disulfide reductase; protein product: MTGLVVCVVVLAAASAFGVLQRRRNGRVRVRGRDGGKRLGAAELGEGLGERATLVQFSSAFCAPCRATRRVLTEVAGMVPGVHHVEIDAEDRLELVRELEILKTPTVLVLDADGRIVRRATGQPRKADVIAALGEAV
- a CDS encoding flavin reductase family protein — encoded protein: MTATPDLDTFRHASPDAQPASPDLLRAVFRQHAAGVAVITAQGGSGPVGFTATSLSSVSAEPPIVSFGIGVGASSWPAISESDHVGIHILGEHQQDLAATFARSGADRFGAPTRWRKGPEDVPVLDDVLAWLVCRVVTRVPAGDHRIVLAEVVLGDPSGAGRPLLYHQGRFNGLRD
- a CDS encoding electron transfer flavoprotein subunit beta/FixA family protein, with product MSLRIVVTVKYVPDATGDRHFADDLTVDRDDVDGLLSELDEYAVEQALQIADDADDAEITVLTVGPEDAKDALRKALSMGADKAIHVEDDDLHGTDAIGTSLVLAKAIEKAGYDLVISGMASTDGTAGIVPALLAERLGVPQVTLLSEVSVEDGVVKGRRDGDSASEQLEASLPAVVSVTDQSGEARYPSFKGIMAAKKKPVESWDLEDLEIEADEVGLEGAWTKVDSATERPARTAGTIVKDEGEGGKQLAEFLAGQKFI